The DNA region TCGGTCGACGAGAAGACGCAGGTCCAGGCGCTCAACCGGACGCAGAGGGGGCTGCCGATCCATCCCGCCTCGGCGGGACACTAAACTACCACCGGCTGAAGCCGGTGGGTTTGGACGTTCCGTGAGATTCGGACTGAAGTCCTCAACTCACGATGGTGGAGTAACTTGGAATCGGTCGTCACCATCGCTTGGTTCGGTGCCGTCCTGCCCGCGGATGTACGCCGCAATAGCCTCGTCGGTCACGTTACCGCTGGTCGCCACGAAGTAGCCCCGCGCCCACAGATGCCGACCCCAGAACCGCCTCTCAATGTGCTTGAACTCCATCATCAGCTTCCGCGACGTCTTCCCCTTGATGGACTGCATAATCTTGCTCGGCGAGAGTGTCGGCGGGCACGACAGCAATACGTGCACGTGATCGAGCGACACCGACCCCTGCAGAATCTCGATGTCATTGGTCCGGCAGACCTCACGCACCAAGTCCCGAACCCGTGTGCCTACTGCACCCGAAAGGACCTGCTTCCGGTACTTCGTCACCCACACGAAGTGATACTTGATGTCATAGCGGCTATGCGCACCCGTGCGGTAGTTCTCCATCCACCCAATATATGAACCTAAAGGCTTCGCCTGAAGGCGAGGGTTTCAGACCCATCGCAGGGACAATGACACACGACTACAAGCGGCACGGCACGACGACGCTGTTCGCGGCGCTGAACGTCGCCGAAGGAGTCGTGATCGACAAGTGCATGAAGCGGCATCGTCATCAGGAGTGGATCGCCTTCCTTAAGGAGATCGACGCGCGGACCCCGGCGGGGCTCGATCTGCACCTGATCGCCGCCCCCCGTCCACAAGAGAACCGGCGCGACGCACAAGCACCCCAATATGCAAAGCTGGCTGAAGCGTCACCCGCGATTCCACATGCACTTCATCCCCACCAGCAGCAGCTGGCTGAACCTGGTTGAGAGGTTCTTCGCCGAGCTGACCAACAAGCGGCTCCGCCGCGGCACATTCCGCAGCGTGCCTCAGTTGATCAAAGCGATCAAGCAGTACGTCGAAGATCACAACAACCACGCGAAGGGCCTGAGATGGACGGCGACCGCAGAGGAGATCCTCGCCAAAGTACGACGCGCCAGGGCTACGCTCGATAAGGTCACGTCTGATTGATGCAGTACACTAGCTTGAAAGGGATGGTTACTTGGTCTGCAGTGATTGCAGCGGTGGGCCGCTGTCGGGCCAAGTTCGCATTCGCGGAGCGGATTAGCATCCACCGGCCGGCCGTATACCGAGCCGCGTTGGAATTACGAGGACCGTTTCGCTCGGCCGGTCTGTTGCAGTGCGTGGTTATTCGGCAGCCCGAGCCGACGTTGCGCTCGCCTTTGTTCCAGCCCGGACATCACCAAGGCGCGAACTGAATCGGGTAGGCAAGCAAGTTGCCAGGCCCACTCCTCGTTAGCGGGCATGCCGGCGGCTTCTACCGCCTTCGCACCGTAAATCACCGGCCCCAAACAGTGATCGGCGAAGTGGGCGGTTGCCACTGCGTGACCCGCCGCCCGCGCGACCGCAACAGCCGCTGTGACGGTCGTCTCTCGCGCCGCAGCGTGCGCAGCAACTGCCGCTCGCTGTGCTACGCCGGTTTTAATCTCGCCCCGAACCCACGATCTTCCAATTTCGATTGCGTGCTGCGGCCTAGAATCCAAACTGTGACGCCGAAACATTGGCAACAAATGTTCCGCGCAATCAAGGGCCCAGCCCGCAAGCAGCCGGTGGTCGATGAGTGCTAGTGGCCCGCCACGATGGGCCGCGATGAAACGCTTGTCGCGCATCAAACTCCGCCTGCAGGAAAACTCGGCTGTAGGAAGTTTCTAGCTATCACCTGTAGGCGGCAAACGTGCGGCCTGTCACGCGGTCAGCTACTTGTCATAGTTCAAGTTCTAGCTGATGATTGCTTCGTCGTCACCCCGCTTTCTGCGTTATAGGACGCCCCCGCGTAGCGCTCCTCGAGGCCGACGGCGAGGTCCGTCGGCTGGGCGCCGGACGCCGCATTTTTCGCGATTTTCTTGGGTGGCGGACGCATCAACCGCGGCGGCCCAGAGGTCCGGCTAAGTCGCAGCGGTGGACATCACTTCGTTCAGGTCTGGCTCCGGCCAAGCGGCTGACAATTGACCGGCTTCGGCGGCTCGGCGCCTAGAGCGATCTGCGGAGGTCTTGGCAGTGTGGGGACACCGCTGCGAGATGGCCGAGCCGATGGTTGATTGATCCGTTGACTTCGCTCCTGGAGCAACCCGCGCCGGCACCTTAGAACCGCAGCGCACACGGTCGCCCTCCAACTACGCCGCTCCGCCTTCTCGCTCATCGCCTCCTCCTTCCTGGGACAGGCCCAGGATTCTAGCAAGGAAGGAAGGCGACGCTAAGAAATCTGTGCTGCGTCCCACGGCGCACGCAAGATATCGATCTGGTTCTGGACGGCGCGATTGTCGCCGCCTGACGCGCGATCGGCCCGCGACGCCCATCGCTGCATCTGGGGCCCCGATCGGTCTTGAATTGGTCACCGCTTCGAGGCGCGAGTTGCCCACCACCAACACGTCGGACCTCAAGGTCGAGCTGTTCGAGTGGAGGGAAGACCCTCTCGATCGCGAGCGGCTCGCACGTCGGCGCCCGCAATCTGATGGCGGCCCAGTACGACTTGCTGGACTGGTCCTACGCCCAGCGGTGGTGTACGGCGATTGGGACCCACGAGTCCCTTGCGGCGCTGCGGGTTCGGCTGGTGGTTTGAGCGGTTCTCTCGCCTAGCGGGCCCGCTGCCCACCGGCGGCCGCCGAGCCGGGGCAGGCGGCGAGGCATCGCTAGAGTCGGCGAGGCGCGGCGAAATCGTCCAGGCTCAACTATGTTGTTAACAACAAACTTACCCTCCTCTGATGGCTAAAAAAAAAGCCTCCCCTCAAGCGTGCTCCCCCCTCCCCCGCCGGCCGCGCGGACGCAGCAGCGCCCGCGACGGCCCGCCGGGATTGGAACCGACCGGATCACCGAGCCCTGATCGTGGCGCCCTGCCCTCTGCCTGCCGACCGCTACCGCCGCCGCTGCACCCGTCGCCTCGGCGCCGGCCTCGACAAGGCCCGCTTCTGCTGCGCGAGCCTGCAACAGGCAAAGACTCCCCCTACCGCGAGCACGACGACGGTCGGCCAGAACGCGGTGGTGAACAGCACGGCCAGAACAACGCACGCCCAGAACACGACCCCCCGCGGGGGCGGCCGCGTCCAGAACTCGGGGCGCGGGGCCCCTTGGTTTTCATTACCCAACAAGGGTTGCCTCCTTGGCTCGAGGGGTTGCAACAATAAGCTCGCTCGCCAGCAGGTTGAGCGACAGGTCGGCGTCCAGCGGCTGCTGGCGCAGCCAACGGACGAATTGGGAGAGCATCAGCCCCGCGGTCATGCCGGCGGCGTAGATCGTCGACCGCGCCGTGCAGGCGCCCGCCTGGGCCTCGTGCTGCGGGAAGAGCGTGGCCGTGTAGTGCGCGCGGCTGGCGCCGTCACACGCAGTAAGCACCCGCAGGGTCTCGCCCCGCATCCGCCCGTCGGCCCAGAAGCCGACCAGTCCGCCGCCCCCCCGCCAGATGGCCGCGCGGGCGTCGATGGAGTCGACGCAGCAGAAGGCCGCGTCCCCCAGCCGGGTCGCCGGGCGCCAGCGGTCCTGCACGGCGTCGACGTTGACCTCTGGATCGATCGCCAGCACCGCGTCGCGGCACGCATCCACCTTCCGGCGGCCGACATCGCCGCGGGCGTACCCCTGCGTCGTGACGTTGCTCGCGTCGACCTTGTCAAAATCCACCAGCCGCAGCCGGCGCACGCCGAGCGACGCCAGCTGCAGGGCGACCTGTCTGCCGACGGCGCCGACGCCGACCACGGTAACATCCAGTGCCGCCAGCCTTGCTTGCGGCACCAGCTGCGTCTGCCGCACGAAGCGGTCTTCCTCGGCTTCTGTAAACATCGGGCTCCTTGGGCTTGGTTAGTCTGGGGGGCAGCTCCAGAGCGCCTCCGCGGCCTCCGGGTCGATCCCGAAGAGCCGCTCACCCAGCCCCTCCAGATCATCCCAGTCGGGCTCGGGCTCGACGCAGGCGGCGTACTGGGCGAGCCACGCCGCGTGGTCGCTGCCGCCGAACGGCTCGTCCCACGCGACCCGCACGGGGAGCCGCTGGCTGGCGCCCGGGCCGGCGCTGACCCCCAGCCGGGCGTACCAGCCCCCGCCGCGGGCCAGGATCGCCATCACGGCCCAATCGGCCGGCCCGAACACCCGGGCGAACGTCGCCTCGTCGGTCCCGCTCGGGTGGGGCGAGGCGCCGGGGTGGGTGTGGAACCAGATCCGGCCGAACTGTTGGGGGCTAAGCCCGGCGTCGGCCTGCTGGTCGAAGTAGTCGGCCACCGCGGCGTCGTCGAACGCTACGCTCACCGCGCTGCACGCCTGCCGGACCGGCGTTACGTCCCGCACCAAGAGCAGGTCCTCGGGGTCCGAGACGCCGAAGCAGCCGATCTCGGTCGGGCCCGCGTCACGCAGGAACCTGAGCTTGGCCCACGCGTGGGGCGTCAGCCGCAGCGACCGTCGGGGCCGTGTCCTTGCTCTCTTGGTCTGACTCTTTCTCTGCAGTACACGCATCACAAACTCCGTCGGTTAGGCATTGGTAGCAGCAGGTCCTCTCGCAGTCGCTACAGGATTCCAGACACGCCCGGCAGTGGTGCTCGCCGCAGCCCGAGCACTCCCCGCGGCAGCCGTGGCAGAGGCCCTCGCCGCAGCCCTCGCAGGCGCCCGAGCAGCCGTCGCACACCTCGGCGTCGCAGCGTCCGCACAGCGACCGGTCCTCGTCGTCGACCAGCACGCCGCAGTCGCTGCAGGGGGTCCCGTGCCAGCGGTCGAGGTCGACGTACGCGCTCGACGCGTTGTAGGTCTGCAGGATCTGGCGGACGATCAGCACGTAGTCGTACAGCCGCCCCTCGAGGGCGGCCGCCTGCAGCACGGGGCCCCCCTCCCCTTCGCACAGCCGGTCCTCAACGACGTGCGGGTGGGTGACGCTCTGGTTGGACCCCGGGGCGTGCGGCTCCATCGCGATGACCAGCAGCTGGGGCTGGTCGCCGCCGAGCGTGCCCCAATCGAGCGACAGCAAGAACGGGCCGAGAGCGACCCCCTCGAGCGTGATCGGTCCGGTCGCGACCAGCAGCCGCCGCTGCGGGAGGTTGATCTCGAGCTGCGGGAACTCTTCGTCGATGGCGAGCAGGTCGCGGTAGAGGCCCCCGAGCGTTGGCGCCTGGCACACCCGCCGCTCTCGGCACAGGCGATCGGCCTGTGAGGTGGCCGTGACGGCCAGGTCGCGCAGCGCCCGCTCGAGCCGCGGGCGGAGCCGCCTCGAAGCCGCGCCGTAGTGATGGCGGCAGGCGTGCCGCATCATGCGCGTGAGCCGCGCGACGGCGTCGATCGGCAGCGGCTCCGCGGGCAGCGGCAGGACGTCTTGGCGGCGGGCGTACTCCTCGGCGATCGCCGAGGCGGCCCGCCACAACATCTTCTGGCGTGGGTTCATGGGATGGCCGCTTCGCGGCGGGGCTGGGGGCTAGGGGCTGGGTAGGCAGTGGCCAGCAAGCAGGCATCCGTGCCCGCCGCTGACCGCTAAGGACTAATACCTAAGACCTAACGCCTTCCTTAGGCCCCTTCGATCTTCACCGGCGTGAAGCTGATGCGGTCTCCTTCTTGGAGGACCTGGTCGGCCGGCGCCGGCAAGCGGTTGACGCGGATCAGGTAGTTCTCGGGCCGCGGGTCGCGAACCTGCCGCTCGAACAGCTTGCGGACCGACGTGCCCGGCTCGATGTGCACGTAGTCGGCGAAGCCGGCGCCGTCGTTGTTGATGACGAGGATTTTCACTATTGGACTCGGGGGTTGGGGGATTGCCGCGGACGGGGTGTGTCGCTGCGCGACGGGGCTGGGGACGGGGGGCTAGGGGTTGGGGACTGGGAATGGCGTCGACTCATCACTCATCACTCATCACTCATCACTTCGCTGTAGCGGGCTTGCCAGGCGTCGTCCCAGTCGAGGTAGCTCTCGTGGGCGATGTCGGCGGCGAGCGGGTTCACTTCTTCGAAGTCGTACGCCTCGTCGAGGACGACCTGCGGCTCGGGGTCGTGGCAGACGTCCAGCGGGGCGGCCAGCGAGAAGCCGAGCCGGTCGATCGTGCGGCGGGACTCGCCCGTGGCGTGGGAGACGGCGGACAGCAGCTGGCGGTGGGACATGACGGACCTTTTGTTTGGGAGTGGGGGTTGGGGGGGTCGGTAGTGCGGAGGGAGATCCGCACGGTGCGCAGCGGCGCCGTTGGCGCCGGGCGTGTCGTGCAGTGCAGCTGGGCGCTACCTAGAGGCGGCTTCGCAGCAGCCAATCGCGTTCGGCCTGGAGGGCCTCACTGCGATGGGCGAACGGGCCCAAGAGCGGGCCGTCCACAGGAGAAAGATCTGCCAGCCAATGACCGAGCGGGTCGGGCTCGACGTTGCT from Pirellulimonas nuda includes:
- a CDS encoding molybdopterin converting factor, with the translated sequence MKILVINNDGAGFADYVHIEPGTSVRKLFERQVRDPRPENYLIRVNRLPAPADQVLQEGDRISFTPVKIEGA
- a CDS encoding ThiF family adenylyltransferase, coding for MFTEAEEDRFVRQTQLVPQARLAALDVTVVGVGAVGRQVALQLASLGVRRLRLVDFDKVDASNVTTQGYARGDVGRRKVDACRDAVLAIDPEVNVDAVQDRWRPATRLGDAAFCCVDSIDARAAIWRGGGGLVGFWADGRMRGETLRVLTACDGASRAHYTATLFPQHEAQAGACTARSTIYAAGMTAGLMLSQFVRWLRQQPLDADLSLNLLASELIVATPRAKEATLVG
- a CDS encoding putative immunity protein; this translates as MRDKRFIAAHRGGPLALIDHRLLAGWALDCAEHLLPMFRRHSLDSRPQHAIEIGRSWVRGEIKTGVAQRAAVAAHAAARETTVTAAVAVARAAGHAVATAHFADHCLGPVIYGAKAVEAAGMPANEEWAWQLACLPDSVRALVMSGLEQRRAQRRLGLPNNHALQQTGRAKRSS
- the tnpA gene encoding IS200/IS605 family transposase; protein product: MENYRTGAHSRYDIKYHFVWVTKYRKQVLSGAVGTRVRDLVREVCRTNDIEILQGSVSLDHVHVLLSCPPTLSPSKIMQSIKGKTSRKLMMEFKHIERRFWGRHLWARGYFVATSGNVTDEAIAAYIRGQDGTEPSDGDDRFQVTPPS
- a CDS encoding MPN domain-containing protein, with the protein product MRVLQRKSQTKRARTRPRRSLRLTPHAWAKLRFLRDAGPTEIGCFGVSDPEDLLLVRDVTPVRQACSAVSVAFDDAAVADYFDQQADAGLSPQQFGRIWFHTHPGASPHPSGTDEATFARVFGPADWAVMAILARGGGWYARLGVSAGPGASQRLPVRVAWDEPFGGSDHAAWLAQYAACVEPEPDWDDLEGLGERLFGIDPEAAEALWSCPPD